The Novosphingobium humi DNA window TTTCGTGGTACAAGCCCTGGACCTGGCTGACCGCCGCGCGCTGGAACCGGATCGGGGGCACCTTTTGAGCAAGACCCTTACGACAAAGACTGCCAGCAATCCGGCGCTTCCCGATGCCACGCGGGAATTTCTGACCCGCGTGATCGGGGTGGACTGCGATGATGCGCCCGAATGGACGGCCGCGCTGACCCATGGCAGTTTTTCGGCCCAGAACGGCGCGCGCGGCAAGGGTATCGAGGATTATCAGCGGCTCGAATTTCTGGGCGACCGGGTGCTGGGCCTGACGATCGCCGAATGGCTGTATCAAAACGAGGGCGCGGCCGAGGGCCGCCTTTCGCAGCGATTGAACGTGCTGGTCAGCCGCCAGATGTGCGCCACCATCGCGCGCGGGATCGGGCTTGGCGAACATATCCGCCTTGGCAAACAGGCGCGCGACGATGGCGGGTCGGACAGCGAGAATATCCTGGGCGACGTGATGGAAGCGCTGATCGGCGCCTCGTTTGTCACGCGCGGCTTTGAACCCACCCGCGCCCT harbors:
- the rnc gene encoding ribonuclease III, which encodes MSKTLTTKTASNPALPDATREFLTRVIGVDCDDAPEWTAALTHGSFSAQNGARGKGIEDYQRLEFLGDRVLGLTIAEWLYQNEGAAEGRLSQRLNVLVSRQMCATIARGIGLGEHIRLGKQARDDGGSDSENILGDVMEALIGASFVTRGFEPTRALIRSLWAEEVGGRAGQAKHPKSALQEWAAGNRRKAPEYRLVDRSGPDHAARFTVAVAVKGVGEVEAVANSKQEAETKAAAAFLRQFG